The following are encoded together in the Candidatus Methylomirabilis sp. genome:
- a CDS encoding ABC transporter substrate-binding protein: MGRLTRAAAAALLLLAGTAPAAAERITVGLTSLSPSALPIFAAEQKGYFKEEGLDVSLPVFRSGTENSQAVLAGEVQIAFGSITEVLQLRKAQQDARFFWGISNFMPFKLYARPEIKSVQELKGKRLAVSKFGAQSDYLTQFTLRRFGVEPMKEAAILQVGSTPARYAALKSGSVDATIMWFPQTLVAEKEGFRMLVDLAEIIPDWGYLGYYALARVLGEQRDTVVKYIRAHQRGVRDVKENPELGIGILMQKLKYPRDVAEAGYREYVKSFPDDGRLAIEGFQFLLESEKKVGELESHWTVEDMVERSYVDLFGRKN, from the coding sequence ATGGGACGTTTGACCCGCGCCGCCGCCGCCGCGCTCCTGCTCCTCGCGGGGACCGCCCCCGCCGCGGCCGAGCGGATCACGGTGGGCCTCACCTCGCTCTCCCCCTCCGCCCTCCCCATCTTCGCCGCCGAGCAGAAAGGGTACTTCAAGGAGGAGGGCCTCGACGTCTCGCTCCCCGTCTTCAGGAGCGGGACCGAAAACAGCCAGGCGGTCCTGGCGGGCGAGGTGCAGATCGCCTTCGGGTCCATCACGGAGGTGCTCCAGCTCCGCAAAGCGCAGCAGGATGCCCGGTTCTTCTGGGGGATCTCCAACTTCATGCCCTTCAAGCTTTACGCCCGGCCCGAGATCAAGAGCGTGCAGGAGTTGAAGGGGAAGAGGCTGGCGGTCAGCAAGTTCGGGGCGCAGTCGGACTATCTGACCCAATTCACGCTCCGGCGCTTCGGGGTGGAGCCCATGAAGGAGGCTGCCATCCTCCAGGTCGGCTCCACGCCGGCCCGCTACGCAGCCTTGAAATCGGGATCCGTGGACGCCACCATCATGTGGTTCCCCCAGACGCTGGTGGCGGAGAAGGAGGGGTTCCGGATGCTCGTGGACCTGGCCGAGATCATCCCGGACTGGGGCTACCTGGGATACTACGCCCTGGCCCGCGTACTCGGCGAGCAGCGGGACACCGTCGTGAAGTACATCCGGGCCCACCAGCGGGGGGTTCGGGACGTGAAGGAGAACCCCGAACTGGGCATCGGGATCCTGATGCAGAAGCTGAAGTACCCCCGGGACGTGGCCGAGGCGGGGTACAGGGAGTACGTCAAGTCCTTCCCGGACGATGGTCGCCTCGCCATCGAGGGCTTCCAGTTCCTCCTGGAGAGCGAGAAGAAGGTCGGGGAGCTGGAGAGCCACTGGACGGTGGAGGACATGGTGGAGCGGTCCTACGTGGACCTTTTCGGCCGCAAGAACTAG